The Triticum aestivum cultivar Chinese Spring chromosome 5A, IWGSC CS RefSeq v2.1, whole genome shotgun sequence genomic sequence AACAGAGGGAGTGTATATGTGTGTAAACAACACATTAATGCAGATAAAAATAAACCCGCCAGAAAATGGAGGTGGCTGTGCGCGTGAAAAGGCAAGCGAGCGTTTACTTGCTCAGGCATCAATTAGATGATAACTACATACCCAATCTCCTTTTTACTGTATGTTTTGCCTGTCAATGGGCTATTAGTACAAAATTGCAAAGATATTAGTGCTTGCAAATTGTGTAATCTCCGGGTGAGAGCTGCACACACAACCTCGCCGCCCTCGGGACGGGCCTCAGCCGGTCACCTCGCTGGGCCTATAAATACCCACCCCCCGCAACAACCGACTGTCTCCCGTACCCCCCACCCGCACCAACCTCGCGGAAACCCTAGGCGAGCGGCAGCCTCCTCCGATCCCCTCTCCCCGATCTCTATAAAACACCGCGGATTTCGAATTCTGTCTTCCCCGCGGGAATCACACCGGCGCCTCCTCCCTCGGCGCGCCCGGACCGGGCTCCTCCCGCGGGGCCGGGGCTGGTaccaggggcggcggcggggggcggtgGATGGCGGAGGCGGCTCTGGAGGGGAGCGAGCCGGTGGATCTGACCAAGCACCCCTCCGGCATCATCCCCACGCTCCAGTAAGTCCCGCCCCCCGTCCCCGTCTCTCAGCTTTCACAGCCGTCGGCCGGGGGTGGGTTCCGTCGGCGGCGCGCGCCCCTtggcccctccctccctccctttgaCAGGGTTGACTTTGATAGAGCGAGCTGTTGCTGAATTGGGCGCGGTCGATTTGGTGGACGAGCACGGCTCGGTTCGATctgattttcttttctttccaaAGAGGGAAGGGGACAGGGGTTTCTAGAGAACGACCAAATGAAATCGTAAATCTGACGATATTGGTTCACTGAAAATTATACATTAATAAACCAATGTAGAGGTTTGGTTCAGATGATATCTGTGTAGATGTTATCTGTGTCATAATTTGTCACCGGATTTGGAATTCATGCCACGGTGTAGCTTAGATGCTCTGGAACGCATATGCATGGAACTTTGAATGCCGAACGACAGCGGGTTCATAACTTGTGTCGGGGGTCACCGGGTTTGAAATTTGTGCGACGGCGTGGCTTAAATGCTCTGGAATGCATATGCATGGAACTTGAGATGCACGAATAGCAGTTTGGTGCTACATATGGATAGTTGAATGTGAATGATGTGCAGTTTTGCACtgtgttcattgccagctcttaaAATGAGTCATTCTGATCTATATTTGCGTCTACTTGCTCTGCAGTTAGTCTATCTAGCATGCCAAGTCATCCACTTTGTGCCAACTTGGTCCGGTCGGTGCAGCGTGTTCTAATTTGCTGGACATTTTACCATGCTGCAATGTTGCTTTTTGGGGGCGATAGTGTTTTGTGGTGTGGTCTTTTTTCCTACCCAAGTACGAAGATTAACGCTCCTGGGTGTACTCTGCCTTCTGGTGTTTGATTTGATGACAGGAATATTGTGTCGACGGTCAACCTGGACTGTAAATTGGACCTGAAAGCAATAGCTCTCCAGGCACGAAATGCAGAGTATAACCCCAAGGTGAAATCATTATCCTAATACATTCTTCATGATGTTTTTGTGTTCTCTTATGTGCTATATTTCTGAAAACGTCCAAGTTTTATTACTTTGCTAGCATCCACAAGTCTATTGTGGCGTGCATGTCTTTTTGAATCTTTTATTTGGCTGTGTAGACGGTGGATAGCCTGGTAAAAGATTTGAGACTTTCTGAATTTGTGCTCGTTTGCTGAGAAACTAGAGAACCGCTTACTAAATAAGATTTGGTACAATGGTGGGTTGAGACTGTCTACTTAACTACCTTTAGGCTTTGCATGAGGTTAAGGTTATGAATGTATGATACATGGGACATGGCTGCTCTGCTGTCTGCTCTATTCTGCGTTTTACtaaataaagttttttttagaGAGATCTACTGAATAAAGTTAGTGCTGTTTAAAACATGCACTTCTATGTGATAATCGGTAGTATTTCTAGGTTAGTATGATCTCTTCTATTATGTAAAATTTATTTGGTAAAAACAAATCATTTAACCATGAACATTTGCTCTTGTCTTTTGCATTACAGCAGCATATATGTTATGCTTCTCTTTGCTGACATTCTATTTTGAACAGCGTTTTGCTGCAGTTATCATGCGGATAAGAGAACCAAAAACTACCGCATTGATATTTGCTTCAGGAAAAATGGTAAGGCCAAGTTCATGTACATCTGATGCAGAATATGTTCTCTTGTAGTTTGATTATTTACTTAATGACGTTGGAGCTGGTATTGTACGCGCATATGAGTAGCTATTCATGCTGCAGTCAGCGGACTGCTGAAATTCAATGCAAGATCCTCATGGACACTAGCGGTTAGGGCTCGATACATATTTTTCTCATTAGCTATATGTCTGAAATAAATGTTTTTGATCAGTAAAGACCCTCTAAATATCATCTTCAGCCACTGGAAAGTAAAGTAAAGATTTGTTGAGATTGGGTTGATACTTGAGTTCAATTCAAATTCCTTGGGTATCAGCTGGTCCCATTCACTATAATGGAAACCTGCAAAAATGTTTTGATTCAGTTGACTTTGTTAACGTTTTCTGGGAAGTGGATTTGATAGTTATACCAGAGAGTTATGGTCTTAGTGTAGTCTTATCCTCCTAATTACACGCTGATGCAAAGTATACCATTGCTGTGTTATCAGGTTTGCACTGGAGCAAAAAGTGAACAGCAATCTAAACTTGCAGCTAGAAAGGTATTGTCTAGCTTTCTTTCCTTTCATACATATCAGAGGCAAAAGGTTCTCAAATTGTAAATGTTTTCCTGTTTTCAGTATGCTCGTATAATCCAGAAGCTTGGCTTTCCTGCAAAATTCAAGGTACCCATCCCATACTTGTGTAAAGTGTGCATGTTCATACCTTGATAATTGCTTGTTTGCTGAACGTTTGTTAATCCTGTAATGTCAGGACTTCAAGATCCAGAATATTGTTGCCTCTTGTGATGTCAAATTCCCTATCAGGCTTGAGGGCCTCGCATATTCCCATGGCGCTTTCTCAAGTGTAAGTTACCAAGTTGAATTCTGTGGTTTCCGTTAGCACTATTTTATCATGGGcagtatt encodes the following:
- the LOC123102038 gene encoding TATA-box-binding protein 2-like, whose protein sequence is MAEAALEGSEPVDLTKHPSGIIPTLQNIVSTVNLDCKLDLKAIALQARNAEYNPKRFAAVIMRIREPKTTALIFASGKMVCTGAKSEQQSKLAARKYARIIQKLGFPAKFKDFKIQNIVASCDVKFPIRLEGLAYSHGAFSSYEPELFPGLIYRMRQPKIVLLIFVSGKIVLTGAKVREETYTAFENIYPVLTEFRKVQQ